A genomic stretch from Fusarium musae strain F31 chromosome 9, whole genome shotgun sequence includes:
- a CDS encoding hypothetical protein (EggNog:ENOG41~BUSCO:EOG092644N1) has protein sequence MASALQQATQNLLARAHSPDSVNRIYSEKIQHRSLILRPTSPPPSTINARAARRKARQDKKEKQKQRPKPLSSREKRSLGLHDIPKDGQKYHIYEPLSQMWLGYARELLGNDLSTGGPSAAAKLASAEFHGAPIQVVRSHCPSRVGIQGVVVRDRKFVFEIITKKRGVKVVPKEGTIFRIEIPIADGASDGESGPTKKFACEVLGDQMMLRAADRANKKFKAHFLSNI, from the coding sequence ATGGCCAGCGCACTACAACAGGCCACGCAGAATCTGCTCGCCAGAGCGCATTCCCCCGACAGCGTGAATCGCATATACTCGGAAAAGATCCAGCATCGCTCGCTCATCCTGCGACCAACCTCTCCTCCACCTTCCACAATCAACGCGCGAGCCGCACGTCGAAAAGCTCGCCAAGATAAaaaggagaagcagaagcagagacCCAAGCCGCTATCGTCTCGAGAGAAGCGAAGCCTGGGCCTTCATGACATACCTAAGGATGGCCAAAAATATCACATCTATGAGCCTCTGAGTCAAATGTGGCTTGGATATGCTCGAGAGCTACTTGGGAACGATCTTTCGACTGGAGGGCCCAGTGCAGCAGCGAAACTAGCCAGCGCTGAGTTTCATGGTGCTCCTATTCAAGTTGTTCGAAGCCATTGCCCCAGTCGAGTCGGCATTCAAGGTGTTGTCGTCCGCGATCGCAAGTTTGTCTTCGAGATTATAACCAAGAAAAGAGGGGTCAAGGTTGTTCCCAAGGAAGGCACTATTTTTCGAATCGAAATACCGATCGCCGATGGAGCCTCTGATGGCGAGAGCGGGCCAACCAAAAAGTTTGCTTGCGAAGTTCTCGGAGATCAGATGATGTTAAGGGCGGCAGATCGCGCAAACAAGAAGTTCAAAGCACATTTTCTGTCGAATATTTGA